The following proteins are co-located in the Panthera uncia isolate 11264 chromosome F1, Puncia_PCG_1.0, whole genome shotgun sequence genome:
- the PYCR2 gene encoding pyrroline-5-carboxylate reductase 2 has protein sequence MSVGFIGAGQLACALARGFTAAGILSAHRIIASSPEMDLPTVSSLRKMGVNLTRSNKETVRHSDVLFLAVKPHIIPFILDEIGADVQARHIVVSCAAGVTISSVEKKLMAFQPAPKVIRCMTNTPVVVREGATVYATGTHALVEDGQLLEQLMSSVGFCTEVEEDLIDAVTGLSGSGPAYAFMALDALADGGVKMGLPRRLAVRLGAQALLGAAKMLLASEQHPGQLKDNVCSPGGATIHALHFLESGGFRSLLINAVEASCIRTRELQSMADQEKISPAALKKTLLDRVKLESPTVSTLTHSNSGKLLTRNPAPGGKKE, from the exons ATGAGCGTGGGCTTCATCGGCGCGGGCCAGCTGGCCTGTGCGCTGGCGCGGGGCTTCACGGCCGCAG GCATCCTGTCGGCCCACAGGATCATAGCCAGCTCCCCGGAAATGGACCTGCCCACCGTGTCCTCGCTCCGG AAGATGGGCGTGAACCTGACCCGGAGCAACAAGGAGACGGTGAGGCACAGTGACGTCCTGTTCCTGGCCGTGAAGCCGCACATCATCCCCTTCATCCTGGACGAGATCGGGGCGGACGTGCAGGCCAGGCACATCGTGGTCTCCTGTGCTGCCGGTGTCACCATCAGCTCTGTGGAGAAG AAGCTGATGGCGTTCCAGCCGGCCCCCAAGGTGATTCGCTGCATGACCAACACGCCCGTGGTGGTGCGGGAGGGCGCCACGGTGTACGCCACGGGCACCCACGCCCTGGTGGAGGACGGGCAGCTTCTGGAACAGCTCATGAGCAGCGTGGGCTTCTGCACCGAGGTGGAGGAGGACCTGATCGACGCCGTCACCGGGCTCAGCGGCAGCGGGCCTGCCTAC GCATTCATGGCCCTGGACGCGCTGGCTGATGGCGGGGTGAAGATGGGCCTGCCCCGGCGCCTGGCCGTCCGACTGGGGGCCCAGGCCCTGCTG GGCGCTGCCAAGATGCTGCTGGCGTCAGAGCAGCACCCTGGCCAGCTCAAGGACAACGTGTGCTCGCCCGGGGGTGCCACCATCCATGCCCTGCACTTTCTAGAGAGCGGGGGCTTCCGCTCCCTGCTCATCAACGCCGTGGAGGCCTCCTGTATCCGAACACG GGAGCTGCAGTCCATGGCCGACCAGGAGAAGATCTCCCCGGCCGCACTCAAGAAGACCCTCCTGGACAGAGTGAAGCTGGAGTCCCCCACGGTGTCCACGCTGACCCATTCCAACTCCGGGAAGCTCCTGACGAGAAACCCGGCCCCCGGAGGCAAGAAGGAGTGA
- the LOC125925858 gene encoding left-right determination factor 1-like yields the protein MRPLWLCWAFWALPLTGPGAALTGEQVRASLLRQLGLREAPVLDQRDVEGLVTPAHVRAQYVALLQRSHGAHSRGKRFSQRVREVAGRLLAAEASTHVLVFGMEGRLPPNSELVQAVLRLFQEPVPKAALGRLERLSPHGARARVTVEWLRIHEDSSNRTYLVDSRLVSLQGSGWKAFDVTEAVNFWRQLGRSGQPLLLQVSVQRAHLGPRASGAHTLLRFASQGQEGTGQGEPQLELHTLDLGAYGAQGDCDPEATEGARCCRQETYVDLRGMRWAENWVLEPPGFLAYECVGACQQPPEPPTFRRPFPGPRQCVASETTSLPLIVGVKEGGRPRPQVVSLPNMRVEKCSCAWDGAPVPRRLGP from the exons ATGAGGCCCCTGTGGCTGTGCTGGGCGTTCTGGGCGCTGCCCCTGACGGGCCCCGGGGCCGCCCTGACCGGCGAGCAGGTGCGGGCCAGCCTGCTGCGGCAGCTGGGCCTCCGCGAGGCGCCCGTCCTGGACCAGCGCGACGTGGAGGGGCTGGTCACCCCGGCCCACGTGAGGGCCCAGTACGTGGCCCTGTTGCAGCGCAGTCACGGCGCCCACTCCCGCGGGAAGAGGTTCAGCCAGAGAGTCCGAG AGGTGGCGGGCAGGTTGCTGGCGGCCGAGGCCTCCACGCACGTGCTGGTGTTCGGCATGGAGGGGCGCCTGCCGCCCAACAGCGAGCTGGTGCAGGCCGTGCTGCGCCTCTTCCAGGAGCCGGTCCCCAAAGCCGCGCTCGGCAGGCTCGAGCGGCTGTCCCCGCACGGCGCCCGCGCCCGCGTCACCGTCGAGTGGCTGCGCATCCACGAGGACAGCTCGAACCGCACCTACCTGGTGGACTCCAG GCTGGTGTCCCTCCAGGGGAGTGGCTGGAAGGCCTTCGACGTGACCGAGGCCGTGAACTTCTGGCGCCAGCTGGGCCGGTCTGGGCAGCCGCTGCTGCTGCAGGTGTCCGTGCAGAGGGCGCACCTGGGCCCGCGGGCCTCGGGCGCCCACACGCTGCTCCGCTTCGCGTCCCAGGGCCAGGAGGGCACCGGGCAGGGCGAGCCCCAGCTGGAGCTGCACACCCTGGACCTCGGGGCCTACGG AGCTCAGGGCGACTGCGACCCCGAGGCGACGGAGGGCGCCCGCTGCTGCCGCCAGGAGACCTACGTTGACCTGCGGGGCATGCGGTGGGCCGAGAACTGGGTCCTGGAGCCCCCGGGCTTCCTGGCCTACGAGTGTGTGGGCGCGTGCCAGCAGCCGCCGGAGCCCCCGACCTTCAGGCGGCCGTTCCCGGGGCCGCGACAGTGCGTGGCCTCGGAGACGACCTCGCTGCCCCTGATCGTGGGCGTCAAGGAGGGCGGCAGGCCCAGGCCCCAGGTGGTCAGCCTGCCCAACATGAGGGTGGAGAAGTGCAGCTGCGCGTGGGACGGGGCGCCCGTGCCCAGGAGGCTGGGGCCTTAG